One genomic segment of Thermodesulfovibrionales bacterium includes these proteins:
- a CDS encoding L-threonylcarbamoyladenylate synthase, translating to MNYVIGKALAILRRGGIISYPTETFYGLGVKFDLPDSLKKLYELKRRPKKKAMPVIIGDRRSLSDVLLMSLSPAAEALVEQFWPGPLTLLLPAKEGLSDYLTARTGKIAVRIPGESFALHLARRAGFPITATSANVSGMPPADDIETVMKYFGEDIDLLIDGGKTPGGAPSTIVDISEEGFRIVRQGAIRLP from the coding sequence ATGAACTACGTCATAGGGAAGGCACTGGCCATTCTCCGGAGGGGTGGTATCATATCCTATCCCACAGAGACATTCTATGGCCTCGGTGTAAAGTTCGATCTGCCTGATTCCCTCAAAAAGCTCTACGAGTTGAAGAGACGGCCCAAGAAAAAGGCCATGCCGGTCATCATCGGCGACAGGAGATCGCTTTCAGACGTGCTCCTGATGTCGTTGTCTCCCGCTGCCGAGGCGCTCGTGGAGCAGTTTTGGCCGGGCCCCCTCACCCTGCTTTTGCCCGCCAAAGAAGGGCTGTCTGATTATCTTACGGCACGTACCGGAAAGATAGCGGTCCGCATCCCTGGCGAGTCCTTCGCCCTTCATCTCGCCAGAAGGGCAGGATTTCCGATTACGGCGACAAGCGCTAATGTCTCGGGGATGCCGCCGGCTGACGATATCGAGACGGTCATGAAATACTTCGGAGAAGATATTGATCTCCTCATTGACGGAGGCAAGACACCGGGAGGAGCTCCTTCAACGATTGTTGACATATCGGAAGAGGGCTTCAGGATTGTCCGCCAGGGGGCGATAAGATTACCCTGA